GTAACCTTTCCATCGTACTGCTGATAATCAAAATGAATTTCTGCTGGAGGCAGGTTACGCATTTTAGCCTGTGCAATGAGTGTTTCAGCGAGTGGATGGTTGAGGCGATAAAGATGCGCTTCACCGGATCGCCGTGGCAGTTCATATAATCCAACTGGGATTGCTGCAGCCTGCTCCGGGAACGGCTGTTTCTCGAGGAGGAACGAGGAATTATCCAGAAACTCAGCGCGGCCATTGAGTTCATATTGGGTAAGCTGCATCAGCAAACGTTCGTAATGATTGAGGTATGCTTTAGATGCCTCGTCCCGCACTTTGAGTTTTTCACGCACCTCGTCATCAAAATTATCTAATAATTGTTGGCGCGTGCGTGTCATGGATTCATTGATTTCCAAGCTCAATTCGAGCTGGAGCTGATCAAAAGCTGTTTGAATTTCTTCTTGCATGCGGCAGTGCTGGTAGATGGCTGCTATGCGTTTCTCGAAATCTACACCCGATTCAATAGCTCCCAATACTTCATCACTGGCACCAAAGACACCTTCAAATAGCTTGAATTTTTCTGCCAATAATTCGAAAACGCGCTTGTCCGCAGCATTCTTGCGGTTAAGAAAGTTTACAACCACTACGTCGTGCTTTTGTCCGTAGCGATGACAACGACCGATGCGTTGCTCGATGCGTTGCGGATTCCATGGCAAATCATAATTAACTACCAGTGAGCAGAATTGAAGATTGATACCTTCGGCACCGGCTTCCGTTGCGATCATGATGCGTCCCTGTTCACGGAAATAATCGACCAGTGCCGAGCGCATATCTGCGGTGCGCGACCCTGTTACTCGGTCGGTGCCTTTGTGACGCTCAAGCCACTGATTGTAAATAACTTTGGATTGATCGTCGGTATTAGTGCCATTGAAAAGTACAATTCCTTCAGCAAATGGACTGTCTGCCAGTAAGCGCAATAAATAGTTTTGTGTGCGGCGTGATTCGGTGAAGATGATAGCTTTCTCGGCTGCGCCAAGTTCTTTTGCCTTGGCAAATGCAATACCCAGCGCTTTTAGCAGTGCCTTACCCTTGGCATTATGGTCTATTGAAATGGCAAGCGCGGCGAAAGCATCAAGCTCGGCAATTTCCAGTTCGAGAGCCACGCGATCATCCTCGGTGAGAAGTTCGGCGAGTTCGTCATCAGTCCATTCCTCGGCGGTTTCATCAAGTGCTTCGTAGTCCTGATCCAGTTCCTCTTCAAGCGATTCTACGGATTTCTGTTTGCCCAGCTTGTGTTTGAGTCGAGCTGAAATCGAAGTTAGCGCACCCGCAATGGCAAAGGTGGATGAGGCCAGCAACTTGCGTAACACCAGCGTCATCAGGGAACGCTGGCTTGATGGCAGTGCTTGTAGATTATCACGTTGCAGATATTCTGAAACAAGGTGGTAAAGACGATCTTCGCTTTCTTCCGGGGTAAATTCCTCCACCAGCGGTAGACGCTTGGTGTATGGGATATACGCAGTGACCTGGCGACGCAGGGTTCGATGACAAACCGGCTTGAGCCGAGCCTTAAGGGTTTGAAATACTTGATCCTGGTTTAGATTGGCAAATTGCTCGCGGAAACTTTTTAAATCACCGAAAGTATGTTCATCAATAAAACTCACCAATCCATAGAGTTCCAACAGCGAATTTTGTAGTGGTGTCGCTGTAAGCAGTAGCTTATGTTTCCCCGTCAATGCCATCTTCAATGTATTTGCTATGACATTGGATGGCTTATAAACATTGCGCAGTCTATGTGCTTCATCAATAACAACCAGATCCCAGGGTATTGCATGAACATCTGCGGCCTTACTTTTTGCAAACTGGTATGAGCAAATTATGATTTCAGATGATTCAAATGGACGAAACTGGCCTTGTTTGATTGCAGCATTATAGGATTTTGCTTCGAGGATATAGCAGGGGAGAAAGAATTTCTCGTTCAACTCCTGGTGCCATTGTTTACGCAGGTTTGAAGGTGTAATGATCAAAATACGCCGTTTACGCTCAGCCCATTTTTGAGACAGCACCAATCCAGCTTCAATAGTCTTGCCTAATCCAACTTCATCAGCCAGTAGCGCGCCTTTGGAAAGTGGCGAGTTAAAAGCAAACAAGGCTGCATCGACTTGATGCGGATTGATATCCACTTGAGCACTGGCTACTGCACCTGCTAATTTTTCAGCGCTATCTGTAGAGAAACGGCGCGTTAATTCGTATGCAAAGTATTTTGCTTGGAAAGCTGTAATCATTAGCCGAAGTCTATCACCAAGTATTCCAATTCATATCGACCAGAATGATTTAAAAAGAATTAACGCTATTTTAAATATGTAGAAATGTACTGTACATATTCAGAATAATCCAATTGTGGGAGTTTATATCAGACTATTTCTTTGGGCTTGACCTTTATGCGGGTTTTCTTGCTCTTTACTGTTTAATCTTGATCTTATTGGGTTGGTGCATTTGACATCACTATGGTCGTGGGTTTGAATAATGTTTCATATTTCAATGTGGAGTATCGGAACATGTCCAATCGTGGCGGAAAAAGAGAAAACGCAGGCAGGCCAGCTGGGCAGGGCAAGTATTGCAAATTAACAGTGACAATGCGTATACCGCAAAGCCAAACGGCAATGCAAAAATGCAAAAGAGCAAATGCTGCTGGTGAGAATGGCATCACAGAAATCGAAGTTGATGAGTTTTTAAACGATCAACCCACCTTGTTACCGCTTTTTGCCACCAAAGAATCGGTTTCCCTCTACATCAGCCGCGCCGCAGAGAAACTCCGCAGGCAACAATCGTATGCCGGGGCAGTGCATGTCTCAATCCGTACCAGTTCGTTCAATGAGAAAGAACCGTATTATGCCAACAGCATGACGATTGCGTTGCCAAGGCAAACAGACGACACGCGATTACTAACCAGGGTTGCACTCTGGGGATTGCGAAGAATTTACCGCACTGGCTATATATCACAAAGCTGGCGTGATGCTGTCAGAACTGGTATCCCGGCAATACCGGCAAATCGATCTCTTCGGGTCAATGAACACTGATACCAAAGCAAATCAATTAATGCGCGTCATGGATCAGATCAATGCCCGTATGGGGCGAGGTACGCTAAAACTTGCATCCGAGGGAATCAAGCAACCCTGGAAGATGAAGCAGGGGAATAAAAGTCCCAATTACACGACGTGCTGGGATGAATTGATATGCGTTGTGAAATGAGTGGCTGCACTGCCAGTATATAAAAACCTGCAAACAAGAATTAGTATAGACAAAAGTCTAGTATTTCCTAAATTAATTGCAATTAA
The nucleotide sequence above comes from Gammaproteobacteria bacterium. Encoded proteins:
- a CDS encoding DEAD/DEAH box helicase family protein, translated to MITAFQAKYFAYELTRRFSTDSAEKLAGAVASAQVDINPHQVDAALFAFNSPLSKGALLADEVGLGKTIEAGLVLSQKWAERKRRILIITPSNLRKQWHQELNEKFFLPCYILEAKSYNAAIKQGQFRPFESSEIIICSYQFAKSKAADVHAIPWDLVVIDEAHRLRNVYKPSNVIANTLKMALTGKHKLLLTATPLQNSLLELYGLVSFIDEHTFGDLKSFREQFANLNQDQVFQTLKARLKPVCHRTLRRQVTAYIPYTKRLPLVEEFTPEESEDRLYHLVSEYLQRDNLQALPSSQRSLMTLVLRKLLASSTFAIAGALTSISARLKHKLGKQKSVESLEEELDQDYEALDETAEEWTDDELAELLTEDDRVALELEIAELDAFAALAISIDHNAKGKALLKALGIAFAKAKELGAAEKAIIFTESRRTQNYLLRLLADSPFAEGIVLFNGTNTDDQSKVIYNQWLERHKGTDRVTGSRTADMRSALVDYFREQGRIMIATEAGAEGINLQFCSLVVNYDLPWNPQRIEQRIGRCHRYGQKHDVVVVNFLNRKNAADKRVFELLAEKFKLFEGVFGASDEVLGAIESGVDFEKRIAAIYQHCRMQEEIQTAFDQLQLELSLEINESMTRTRQQLLDNFDDEVREKLKVRDEASKAYLNHYERLLMQLTQYELNGRAEFLDNSSFLLEKQPFPEQAAAIPVGLYELPRRSGEAHLYRLNHPLAETLIAQAKMRNLPPAEIHFDYQQYDGKVTLLEEYIGKSGWLTLSLFSVESLDQAEDHLIFAAKTDDDQILDEEIAARLLTLPGNVVNQVQIGLENTSLEVQTQKRQLEIQRTISERNARFFEAEADKLDGWADDLKVGLEREIKEIDRQIKEARRTAVTALTLEDKLSGQKLVKSLEAQRNLKRRSLFDAQDQVDKQREALISVIEGKLVQRVNALEIFKLHWTLR